The Nitrospirales bacterium genome includes a window with the following:
- a CDS encoding DegT/DnrJ/EryC1/StrS family aminotransferase, with protein MKFVVSRDPRLDSSLLWPFCSHNILPSPVRGRPATYHFWARNALFHGLKALGLKSEDAVLVPAFHCETVVETILHYGCRVVFYNVTREGIIDLEDLATRVDGQTKAIIAIHYFGILQPLKRLRAFCQQYQLFLIEDCAHILMGDVEGDQIGSVGDISIFSWRKFLPIYDGGLLIYNHVPPQSSLRWTNLKWWYQLKIVKNLLEKCFNERSGTQLLVFSQQGQQSIVQSSRREDVLSDAVSSQTRASEFQASQLNWPMSRWSQIILENVDLEEIVGRRKKNSTVLCQALEQLPEVYPWSSAGRHEACAWAFPVVTPTHQDIHRQLREKGIEAFSWGGVIHPSLPLEKFPDAKFLYEHLVLLPIHQSLISDEMSFMIEGLRDILKRSRAQPQEVLQ; from the coding sequence ATGAAATTTGTCGTTTCACGAGATCCTCGATTAGATTCCAGTTTGTTGTGGCCTTTCTGTTCGCACAATATCCTTCCATCTCCCGTGCGAGGACGACCGGCGACGTATCATTTTTGGGCCAGGAATGCGTTGTTTCATGGTCTGAAGGCCTTGGGGCTCAAGTCAGAGGATGCGGTGTTGGTCCCTGCTTTTCATTGTGAAACTGTCGTCGAAACGATTCTTCACTATGGGTGCAGAGTGGTGTTCTATAATGTGACACGTGAAGGAATCATTGATCTGGAAGATCTGGCAACACGGGTTGATGGACAAACGAAGGCGATTATCGCGATACATTATTTTGGGATTCTTCAACCGTTAAAGCGGCTTCGAGCCTTTTGTCAACAATATCAACTGTTCTTGATCGAAGATTGTGCTCATATCTTGATGGGAGACGTGGAGGGAGACCAGATCGGGAGTGTTGGGGATATCAGTATTTTTAGTTGGCGAAAGTTTTTGCCGATTTATGACGGTGGATTGTTAATCTATAACCATGTGCCGCCTCAATCGAGTCTTCGTTGGACAAACCTGAAATGGTGGTATCAACTGAAAATAGTCAAAAATCTTCTCGAAAAGTGCTTTAATGAGAGATCTGGAACACAGCTCCTGGTCTTCAGTCAGCAAGGCCAGCAGTCCATAGTGCAGAGTTCCAGGCGTGAAGATGTTCTGAGTGATGCCGTATCCTCGCAAACACGTGCCTCGGAGTTTCAGGCTTCTCAACTGAATTGGCCCATGAGTCGATGGTCCCAGATAATCCTTGAAAATGTCGATCTGGAGGAAATTGTTGGGAGACGTAAAAAGAATTCGACTGTTCTTTGCCAGGCTCTCGAGCAATTACCTGAGGTGTATCCCTGGTCTTCGGCAGGAAGGCATGAGGCGTGTGCTTGGGCCTTTCCCGTCGTGACGCCCACACATCAGGATATTCACAGACAACTCAGAGAGAAGGGTATTGAGGCGTTTTCTTGGGGGGGGGTCATTCATCCGAGTCTACCTTTAGAAAAATTTCCTGATGCGAAGTTTCTGTATGAGCATCTGGTGTTGTTGCCTATTCATCAAAGTCTTATCTCTGATGAAATGTCCTTTATGATCGAAGGGCTGAGAGACATCCTGAAACGCTCTCGCGCTCAACCTCAGGAAGTCTTGCAATAG
- a CDS encoding glycosyltransferase, which yields MKNVLMIAFHYPPYSGGSGVHRTLKFSRYLSKYGWNPIILTAHARAYAQTGSHQLQEIPSDVLVRRAFALDTSRHLSFRGSYVKRLALPDRWVSWMVGAVPLGLQLIRKYKPEAIWSTFPIATAHLIGLALKNMTRLPWVADFRDSMTEDQYPRDRVTREYYLWIEQKTLRQSARSIFTAPSTKQMYLKRYTWLHAESCTVIPNGFDEQDFQHTNIRHVEGSGSEHPLRLLHAGAVYPEERNPRPFFEALARLKKEGRVNSSLLRVEFRGAGSEELYSTILQKLGIADIIHLLPSLPYRESLDDCASADALLLLQGSSCNHQIPAKAYEYLRLQKPVLALTDHAGDTAAVLRECGGATILDMSDSEALYSRLPQFFHQIREGTHPVPLMESVQKYSRESQAEALASCLHSL from the coding sequence ATGAAAAATGTTCTGATGATAGCCTTTCATTACCCTCCATATTCCGGAGGAAGTGGAGTGCATCGAACATTGAAATTCTCTCGGTATCTCTCAAAATACGGGTGGAACCCGATTATTCTCACGGCTCATGCCCGTGCTTATGCCCAAACCGGCTCTCATCAATTGCAGGAGATTCCATCTGATGTTCTTGTCAGACGGGCCTTTGCGCTCGATACGTCCCGGCATTTGTCCTTTAGAGGGTCTTATGTCAAACGATTAGCGTTGCCCGATCGTTGGGTCAGTTGGATGGTAGGAGCCGTACCGCTCGGCCTTCAGCTGATCAGAAAATATAAGCCAGAAGCCATTTGGTCAACCTTCCCCATCGCGACTGCCCACCTTATCGGCTTGGCGCTCAAGAACATGACGCGGCTGCCTTGGGTGGCCGACTTTCGTGACTCGATGACCGAAGACCAGTATCCTCGGGATCGCGTGACGAGAGAGTATTATCTATGGATCGAGCAAAAAACGTTGAGGCAGAGCGCTCGCTCTATTTTTACGGCGCCCTCGACGAAACAGATGTACCTCAAGAGGTATACCTGGTTACATGCCGAGTCGTGTACGGTCATCCCAAATGGTTTTGATGAACAGGATTTTCAACACACCAACATCCGTCATGTTGAGGGGAGTGGGAGCGAGCATCCTCTTCGATTGCTTCACGCTGGGGCCGTCTATCCGGAAGAGAGGAATCCTCGTCCTTTTTTTGAGGCGCTGGCGAGATTAAAAAAAGAAGGTCGTGTGAACTCAAGCCTGTTGCGGGTGGAGTTTCGGGGAGCGGGTTCGGAAGAATTGTATTCCACGATTCTCCAAAAGCTGGGTATCGCGGATATCATTCATCTGCTTCCTTCACTACCCTATCGTGAATCCCTGGACGACTGCGCTTCAGCTGACGCATTACTTCTTTTACAGGGATCATCCTGTAATCATCAGATTCCCGCGAAAGCCTATGAATATCTTCGATTGCAAAAGCCTGTCCTTGCCCTGACCGATCATGCAGGTGATACGGCCGCTGTTCTGAGGGAATGTGGTGGGGCCACGATTCTTGATATGAGCGATTCCGAGGCGCTCTATTCCCGACTGCCTCAGTTTTTCCACCAGATCAGAGAAGGGACGCACCCTGTCCCTCTGATGGAGTCTGTGCAAAAATATTCCCGTGAATCTCAAGCAGAAGCTTTAGCCTCCTGCCTACACAGCTTATAG
- a CDS encoding putative O-glycosylation ligase, exosortase A system-associated, giving the protein MRDFALVILVAVSAVVALRRPTYGMLLFVAFGILSPQGFTWNFGRSLPVSMIMASATLVGYLVSPEPKQFPRQREVWMLLGLWLLFMVSTAVAYVPHRGWASDAALEKLIHVSKIFVMIFLSMSILYTAERVQLLMKAIALSIGLLAMKGGFFGIITGGSQLVWGPEGSFLYANNAIGLAMAINVPLLYYLIQVESSRWLRRLMWVMLVLSVPAIICTFSRGAWLGMIAAIGLILLKSKYKFFVGISGAVGVLFIIAFLPFLASSDILPERVQTRLDQLINYEEEGSAVSRFWNWEGCKRVGLANPLTGEGFDYYSPLIYVKYYPEFIEKYGQGKVWSCHSMWLTVLAEHGIVAFLLWIFLLLSCFLSLRKIHRFSKKVDGYQWMGAYASMIEVCLVVFMIVGTFLDVAYFDVYYQIIAVVILLKESMYRVVRTWHTAPAEGSLRQQAHAKASLVGAR; this is encoded by the coding sequence ATGAGGGATTTCGCATTAGTTATTCTGGTGGCCGTGTCTGCGGTTGTGGCCCTAAGGAGGCCAACGTATGGCATGCTTCTGTTCGTGGCGTTTGGGATCCTGAGCCCTCAAGGATTCACCTGGAACTTTGGGCGGTCTCTTCCTGTTTCCATGATCATGGCGAGTGCCACTCTGGTTGGGTATCTGGTTTCGCCGGAACCTAAACAATTTCCTCGGCAACGGGAAGTCTGGATGCTTCTCGGTCTTTGGCTCTTATTCATGGTCTCGACGGCTGTTGCCTACGTCCCCCACAGGGGGTGGGCTTCCGACGCGGCGCTGGAAAAACTCATCCATGTGTCGAAGATTTTTGTCATGATCTTCCTATCCATGTCCATCTTGTACACGGCCGAACGAGTGCAATTGCTGATGAAGGCGATTGCGCTGTCCATAGGACTTCTCGCGATGAAAGGCGGGTTCTTTGGCATTATCACGGGAGGAAGTCAGCTCGTGTGGGGGCCGGAGGGTTCATTCCTGTATGCGAACAATGCGATCGGACTTGCGATGGCCATAAATGTTCCCTTGTTGTATTATCTTATCCAAGTGGAGTCGAGTCGGTGGCTTCGCCGGCTCATGTGGGTCATGCTGGTGCTATCCGTTCCAGCTATTATCTGCACATTTTCCCGAGGCGCATGGTTGGGGATGATTGCCGCCATTGGGTTAATTTTGCTGAAAAGTAAATATAAGTTTTTCGTGGGTATCAGCGGTGCTGTCGGTGTGCTGTTTATTATCGCATTTCTTCCGTTTCTGGCATCGTCAGATATCTTGCCGGAACGAGTTCAAACTCGATTAGATCAGCTCATAAACTATGAAGAAGAGGGATCAGCGGTTAGCCGTTTTTGGAACTGGGAAGGGTGTAAACGAGTTGGTTTAGCCAATCCACTGACGGGAGAAGGGTTTGATTATTATAGTCCGCTTATCTACGTCAAGTACTACCCGGAGTTTATTGAGAAGTATGGGCAGGGCAAAGTGTGGTCCTGTCACAGTATGTGGTTAACAGTCTTAGCTGAGCATGGCATTGTGGCTTTTCTCCTCTGGATCTTTCTCCTGCTGTCTTGCTTTCTCAGCTTACGAAAAATCCACCGATTCAGCAAAAAAGTTGACGGGTATCAATGGATGGGCGCGTACGCCTCGATGATAGAAGTGTGTCTCGTTGTTTTTATGATCGTCGGGACTTTTTTAGATGTGGCGTATTTTGACGTCTATTATCAAATTATCGCGGTCGTCATTCTTCTCAAGGAGTCCATGTATCGAGTTGTGAGAACCTGGCATACGGCTCCAGCAGAGGGGAGCCTCAGGCAGCAGGCCCATGCGAAGGCCTCACTGGTTGGGGCGAGATAG
- a CDS encoding carbamoyltransferase, whose protein sequence is MNRTCLGISAYYHDSAACLVKDGEIVAAAQEERFTRKKHDSGFPREAVKFCLQEGGVTMSEVNEIVFYDKPLLKFERLLETYLSFAPKGISSFLAAMPVWLKEKLFLKDLLRKELVRVGALESTKVVPPILFGEHHESHAAAAFFPSPYQDAAVLCMDGVGEWATTSAWVGRGNQLTPMWEIPFPHSLGLLYSAFTYYTGFKVNSGEYKVMGLAPYGKPTYVKAIYDHLLDVKSDGTFRLNMEYFDYCTGLKMTSAKFNEVFGGPPRQPESELTQREMDLARSVQEVTEEVMLQLAKGLQQETGLDYLCLSGGVALNCVGNGRLLREGPFKGIWIQPAAGDAGSALGAALSVYYQYHGQSRATNGGQDAMRGSYLGPAFTSDDIEARLKNLGARYERLDDQALVQRVAHELASEKVIGWFQGRMEFGPRALGGRSILGDPRSEKMQSIMNLKIKYRESFRPFAPSVLRERVSDYFEINTDSPYMLLVAPVSESRRLPLTDAHKNLWGIDLLNVPKSDIPAVTHVDYSARVQTVTHQTNPRYYDLLKAFEAETGCGVLINTSFNVRGEPIVGSPEDAFRCFMRTEMDVLVLENCVLLKEEQVPVEKDTSWMQEFELD, encoded by the coding sequence ATGAATCGTACATGCCTTGGGATCTCGGCCTATTACCATGATAGTGCCGCGTGTTTGGTGAAAGATGGTGAGATCGTTGCAGCCGCTCAGGAGGAGCGGTTCACGCGCAAGAAACACGATTCAGGGTTCCCAAGAGAAGCGGTGAAGTTTTGTCTTCAGGAGGGCGGCGTTACGATGAGTGAAGTCAACGAGATTGTCTTTTATGACAAACCGTTGCTCAAATTTGAGCGTTTGCTGGAAACCTACCTGAGCTTTGCCCCGAAAGGTATTTCATCATTTCTTGCAGCCATGCCCGTGTGGCTGAAGGAAAAACTGTTTCTCAAGGACCTGTTACGCAAGGAACTGGTACGAGTAGGGGCCTTGGAGTCGACAAAGGTCGTGCCGCCGATTCTTTTTGGTGAACACCATGAGTCACATGCCGCGGCTGCGTTTTTTCCATCTCCTTATCAGGATGCGGCCGTCTTGTGTATGGATGGAGTCGGTGAATGGGCCACGACGTCGGCATGGGTGGGACGGGGTAATCAATTGACCCCGATGTGGGAAATACCTTTTCCGCATTCATTGGGGTTGCTGTACTCGGCGTTCACTTACTACACCGGATTCAAAGTGAACTCGGGTGAGTATAAAGTCATGGGGTTGGCACCGTATGGCAAGCCAACGTACGTGAAGGCGATTTACGATCACCTGCTCGACGTGAAGTCAGATGGAACGTTTCGATTGAATATGGAGTATTTTGATTATTGTACCGGCCTTAAGATGACGAGTGCGAAGTTTAATGAGGTATTTGGCGGACCGCCACGCCAACCGGAGTCAGAATTAACGCAACGGGAGATGGATCTAGCGCGTTCCGTGCAGGAGGTGACGGAAGAAGTCATGCTGCAGTTAGCCAAGGGGCTTCAGCAGGAAACAGGACTGGACTACCTGTGCTTATCCGGAGGTGTGGCTTTAAATTGTGTCGGAAATGGACGTTTGTTGCGAGAAGGGCCTTTTAAGGGAATCTGGATCCAACCAGCAGCGGGAGACGCGGGCAGTGCTTTAGGGGCCGCGTTGTCCGTGTATTATCAATATCATGGACAGTCAAGGGCGACCAATGGCGGGCAGGACGCGATGCGTGGGAGTTATCTCGGACCAGCATTTACGTCGGATGACATTGAGGCGCGTCTTAAGAATCTAGGTGCCCGATACGAGCGACTGGATGATCAAGCATTGGTTCAACGCGTAGCGCATGAGCTTGCCTCGGAAAAAGTGATTGGCTGGTTTCAAGGCCGAATGGAATTTGGCCCTCGAGCACTGGGAGGACGAAGTATACTAGGAGACCCGCGAAGTGAAAAAATGCAGTCGATCATGAACCTCAAGATCAAGTACCGGGAATCGTTTCGACCCTTTGCTCCATCGGTTCTTCGGGAGCGCGTATCCGATTATTTTGAAATCAACACGGACAGTCCTTATATGTTACTGGTCGCTCCGGTATCGGAGAGTCGCCGTTTACCCCTGACGGATGCGCATAAGAATTTATGGGGCATAGATTTGTTGAATGTTCCAAAGTCAGATATCCCTGCGGTGACGCATGTCGATTATTCGGCACGGGTTCAAACGGTCACTCATCAAACCAATCCACGGTATTACGATTTGCTCAAAGCTTTTGAAGCCGAGACGGGATGTGGGGTGCTGATTAACACATCGTTTAATGTGAGGGGAGAACCCATTGTCGGGTCTCCAGAGGATGCTTTTCGCTGTTTTATGCGTACAGAAATGGATGTCTTGGTTCTTGAAAATTGCGTCTTGCTCAAAGAGGAACAAGTGCCGGTTGAAAAGGATACGAGCTGGATGCAGGAGTTTGAATTAGACTAA
- a CDS encoding SxtJ family membrane protein, with translation MSFDPTSITDKQLRNFGFLMTGLFLVIGLWPLVFHGGSLRVWSAGVAAVWGGLAVAWPQGLTPLFRGWMWFAEKLGWFNTRVLLSIIYYVLLTPLSLFMRVLGKKPLQCTFDQQASSYREVKVARTPDHVVKPF, from the coding sequence ATGAGCTTTGATCCGACCAGTATCACTGATAAGCAGCTACGAAATTTTGGGTTTCTCATGACAGGGCTATTTCTGGTTATTGGTCTATGGCCATTGGTTTTCCATGGGGGAAGTCTTCGGGTTTGGAGTGCGGGAGTTGCCGCAGTGTGGGGAGGGCTTGCGGTCGCCTGGCCCCAAGGTCTGACTCCTTTGTTTCGGGGATGGATGTGGTTTGCTGAAAAACTCGGATGGTTTAATACGCGTGTTCTCTTAAGTATTATCTATTATGTGCTGCTGACGCCGCTCTCGTTGTTCATGAGAGTTCTTGGGAAAAAACCACTTCAATGTACGTTTGATCAGCAGGCATCGAGTTACCGCGAAGTCAAGGTCGCCAGAACTCCTGATCATGTCGTGAAGCCATTTTAA